aacctataaaatattatttacatttttttttttcaatcctaaatggattttcatttttaacCAAGCAGTGCTGCATTCACggtataattttatattatgccTGTTTCAACCAAATACTGACAATGGCATATTCtgcccaaaaaaagaaaaaaaaactaaaaaccaaaataatgaGTATTTTGCTAGTCCATCTACGGACGCTTTTTACAATTCTCACACCTAAATTCATACCATGTTTATGTGTCAACTTGCGATTAAATTTCAGTACTTTCACGTGATTTACCACTTGAATTTAAGCATGTTGTGTCAACTTATGCATCAATCATGAGTTGAAACACAAATAAGGTGTAGATTTAGATATAAAAATGGGTGTGTCCCTAACATTATTCGTATTTTGCCCATCTATCTAGCTGGGGAAgcaaatcaaaatataaataaaactttcCTATTTAATTCACTAAAATATATGGGAACTATAGTTGGTAACATAAATTTACAACCTTTGTTTCcaaattaataagaaaactcTACACACTTAGAAGGGAGCTATAGCTATAGCTGGTAATAACCTTTTTTTatccaaatttaaaaagaaagccTTAtacattttagaaaatttaaatgaaattcttcctaaaaataaaaattatcattttatttttatttgttttacatGAAAAGTTTTCACCAATATATAAATCCACCTAAAGTCCACCTTTATGTGAGATTACAATGTCTGTTTGTCATCGGcttttacatttaatttttatgtacaactttttaaaatctcaaattttctctaattttaaagtataagtatattttagcattcttttaggaataaaaaaaaaaggtaattacACTCTAGCCCAAACTTGAAAGAAAGTAAGTGATGTCAAACGCATAAAAAGTGTAAGATAGGAATAGTACTCCTACATAGAAATAAGTTAAAGAATCTTATGACTTGATGGTATTGTCTAGTTTTTCTTATAAGGTAACTTAAGTTTAAATTTGCTTCCTCCTaattgttgttaaaaaaaaatggaacaatCCAAGTTTTTTTCGTTGAATAAAAAAGTAGCAACCTTAAAGATGTGAACAATCTAATTACAAGAATTACTGCTTTCTAGTAGATAAAATTCTCTTGGTcgataatagtttttttttttttttttttgcctcttctattattatgattattttttttccaagtctTTTCTTGTCTTTCTATGATTTGCCTAGCCAAAGAAgaaagttacatttttttttttttgagaatcaaagttatatttaaaacttaaatgaaaaaaaacaagCGTATTAATATTTGTTAAGACTGCTAAAATTTAGTGAGAAATAGACCTAACCccttttttttgagagatagaAAAAGACCTAACCTGAAATCAGTAAATAAAATGACTAAGAGTATTCACATTggagcttttttgtttttgttttttgtgtgtgtgtgtgtgtgtgtggagctAAAACGATAGAATTGGAGCTATTAAAATAGCAATGGTAGGTCATAGATGAGTCTAAAATCTAATTATTGAGCCATTGACAATAGAACTAACCTGTAAGACAACcatgttttgatatttttatggaaaaaaggAAGCCATTATTTGACCTTTTAGTGCCTTTAATGAGCAAAGATTAATGACTAATGAGACAcatgcaaataaattaaattaaatatggtcccttttattttttaaactgaaAATACAGTCCCTCTATAAAAACTTTATTCCCTGACGCATTAtgctaaaattaattaattttttttaataatacaatagggggatttaaattctaaatattttcataaaaaaatactaaaaattttcTACCAGCTGAACTACAAAACGCTtaaaaatatgctaaaattaatttgtttattcaATCTATTTAACTTATATACAACTTttacacaatttatttttaaaatctagaTATCTaataaaccaacaaaaaataattaagctctcccacaaatacaaaaaaacaaaacaaaaactcagaTAAATTTGGATAGCCATACAAGTGGACCAAACAAAGGAGAAACATCGATTATAACTCTCCACCAATAATGCAATCAAAGCCGGCCCACCTAACCAAAGAAAATACGATTGTCCCatcatcacaattcacaaaaccaaaaatcttGTAGGTAATATTAGGAAGGTGCAAGGTGGTGGAGTAGAAAAGTAGGCTTTCTATCTCTCTCActgtctttttttaataatccaaCAACTCAAATACCATAATAATCATCACTCTTTGACGTTTCAATGTCTCTtattaaaacccaaaaacctaTTCTTTTTCTATGTACAGCTACAGCTAACCtatattaataagaaaaagaaacaaaccccacaaacaaaaactagaagaagaaaaacttacaggttttattcttcttcttaatgGGTTCTCAGATCTCTAAGCAAGTGGAGAAAAGAAAGGCAATCAAAACTGAGAAGAAATGCCTGTGTGATCTCCAAGGAAGCTGTGGCCCTGAGTTTCCAGGGTGTGAATACAGGCCAACAGATAGAAAGAACTGGATGTCTCAGCTCAACCCAGAAAAGCTTCGGGTGAATCAGATAGTATGGCCTGGAACTCATGATTCAGCTACAAACAAGATTGGCATTCCATGCATATCTCGACCTTTTGCTCAATGTCAAAACTTGTCTATCTATCGTCAACTTGTGAAGGGTACAAGGGTTCTTGATATCAGGGTTCAAGAGGATCGTCGTGTGTGTCATGGAATCCTTAAAACCTATAGTATTGATGTTGTCATCAGTGATATCAAGAGGTTTTTGTCTGAGACACAGTCAGAGATTATAATCTTGGAGATTAGGACTGAGTTTGGTCATGAAGACCCTGTTGACTTTGATAAGTACTTAGTGGATCAGCTTGGAGAGTTCCTGATTCATCAGGATGATCATGCATTTGGAAAAACAGTGGCAGAGTTATTGCCAAAGAGAGTTATTTGTGTATGGAAGCCAAGGAAATCAGCTCACCCTAAGCCTGGGAGTCCCTTATGGAGTGGTGGGTATTTGAAGGATAATTGGATTGACACAGATTTGCCATCAACAAAGTTTGAGAGTAATTTGAAGCATTTGAGTGAGCAGCCACCAGTTTCATCAAGGAAATTCTTTTACAGGGTGGAGAACACTACCACACCACAGGCTGATAACCCAATTCTTTGTGTTAAGCCTGTGACTAGAAGGATTCACAAGTATTCAAGGTTGTTCATCACTCAGTGTTTCTCTAGGGGTTTTGGTGATAGGTTG
This portion of the Castanea sativa cultivar Marrone di Chiusa Pesio chromosome 7, ASM4071231v1 genome encodes:
- the LOC142644704 gene encoding uncharacterized protein LOC142644704 — encoded protein: MGSQISKQVEKRKAIKTEKKCLCDLQGSCGPEFPGCEYRPTDRKNWMSQLNPEKLRVNQIVWPGTHDSATNKIGIPCISRPFAQCQNLSIYRQLVKGTRVLDIRVQEDRRVCHGILKTYSIDVVISDIKRFLSETQSEIIILEIRTEFGHEDPVDFDKYLVDQLGEFLIHQDDHAFGKTVAELLPKRVICVWKPRKSAHPKPGSPLWSGGYLKDNWIDTDLPSTKFESNLKHLSEQPPVSSRKFFYRVENTTTPQADNPILCVKPVTRRIHKYSRLFITQCFSRGFGDRLQIYSTDFIDEDFVDACVGVTHARIEGKAQI